From a region of the Bacillus alveayuensis genome:
- a CDS encoding hypothetical protein (product_source=Hypo-rule applied; superfamily=69989), translated as MRLGGKKIVDGKAKDIINEMKEDKHSKNKKKFLNEAKSIAKKHSK; from the coding sequence GGAAAAAAAATAGTAGACGGAAAAGCAAAAGATATTATAAACGAAATGAAAGAAGATAAACATTCAAAAAATAAGAAAAAATTTTTAAATGAAGCTAAGTCAATTGCAAAAAAACATTCTAAGTAA